The following is a genomic window from Nitrospira sp..
AAGATCGCGAAGCTCCAAATTCTGCCCCTTCGTCTCCACCGCCAGTTTGAAATTCTTCACCTCGACCGGCTTCTTGAGCGGCAGCGTCATCGGCACATTGGCCGTATCGATAACCGGGGAGGTCAGCATAAGCGACGCCTGCGGCCCAGCCGTTTTACCCGTGATGGCAAACGACGTTTTTCCCAGGGCCAGCTGCATATTGATGGCATCGATATCCACCGTCTCTTTCAATGGACCGAAGGTGCCGTCGAGCGACACCGGCACATTCAACGGGTGCACCACTGTGGCCAGATGAAGACTCGGCGTCTCCCCTAGATGAACCGACTCCAGCAGAAACTCCAGATCTTGCAACGTGTACTCGACCGGCTTGGCCTGCGAGCCATCGCGATAGGTCACCTTCCCGCCCGCAATAGACACGCGATCCACCGCCAGCAACGCGAGGATCTTTAGCGGACCATCCGGCGACGGCACCGGCGCGCGCGACGGCGTCTCCGGTGCGGCGACACCCTTCCGCCCCAGCGTCGCGGCATTCAACACCCCGTTTTTATTTTTAATGACCGTGATCACCGGCTCACGCAGCGCGATCTCTTCGACTTCGACCTTGCCGCTCAGGAGCGGTATCAGCTTCACCCCGACGTCAATCGACGCAAGCGACACGAACGGACCCGTTCCAAACGCCGGATCCTCCAGCACCGTAAACCCCGCCACCCGCGCGCCTAATCGCGGCCAAATCGTCAGCCGAATATCCTCCAGCGTCACCTTGCGGTTCAACGCATCCTCAATCAGCGGGCGATATTGATCCTGATATTTATTCAGATCGACGATGAACGGAAGGAGCAACGCCACCCCGACCAGCACCGCGAGCAACACACCGATCCCAATCACGACTTTCATGCGGCACCTCCCATTCCAAATGGCAGTATAGGAAACAGCACTTAGAGGGTCAAATGCGGAGAGAGAGGATTATCTGTGAGAACTCCGACGGTCCGAGGCGGGCAGGGGGTAACGGCTGAAAGAAACGGAATGGCGAAAAGTAGAATGTCTCCGTCGATATTCCGGCGCAAGCGTTCCCTTGATCTTTCCCTATCTGTGGGCTAGGCTTTCCATCATGTCATACGAAGGCCGTATTACCATCGACCCGGCAAAGCGTGGCGGCAAACCCTGCATCAGGGGGTTGCGTATCACCGTGTACGATGTATTGGAATATCTCGCCTCAGGCATGAGCGAAGAAGAGATCCTGCGCGACTTTCCCGATCTGACACAGGATGATATTCGCGCCTGTCTCGAATTCGCCGCGGATCGGGAACGAAAACTGGTCTCTCTGCCACCCCGGTGAAGCTGCTCCTCGATCAAAACCTTTCTCACAGGCTCGTCAGCGCCCTGCGTCAGGAATATCCACACTCGCAACACGTTCGTCATGTGGGACTCAGTGAGGCCCCCGACGATGAGGTCTGGCATTATGCGGCCCAGCAGGGCTTCACCCTCGTCACCAAAGATGCGGATTTTCACCAACGCAGCTTTCTCTTCGGCCATCCGCCCAAAGTAGTATGGATTCGCCGTGGAAATTGCTCGACAACCGCGATTGAACAGCTTCTGCGAATCCACCAGGCTCATCTCATCCAGTTTGCATCCGATCCGGACGGAGCCTTTCTCGTAGTCGAATAGCTCCATCCGGACTGCATACGAGTGATTGTCCATCATGCAGTAGGCAGGCAGCACTACCCGTACCAATCGACCACATGGGCGAGCAGCGCGAGAAACGTCGCGCGACCCTGACCATCCGTCACGATCTGTCACGATATCCTCACGGATATTATCGCGACTCGTCGCGTAATAGACAGCGCCAGAAAATTCCAGGCGGAGCGGACGGGGCATGAGGGAGGAAGCTAGCAGTGCGAGCTATGCGATTGCAGACATGCCCCTAAATGTCAGTCGTGATTTCGGCAGTCGATGGCACATAAGTCAATACTCATGTCTGGCCCCATTACTATGAAAAGATTCCTGACCCCTTTGCAGTTCCCCATCCGAAATCAATTCCACTTCACCCTTAGCCAATGATTCAGTTGCTCTCCGATGTTGAGTAGGGTAACAGCATGCGGTGATGAATGGTTCAAATCGACTGCGATCTCTCTAGCACTATATGGCCTAGTAATCTCATATCGTTCGCCGGTTGATCTAAGGATTCTGGAAGGCTCTGTAATCATGCAAGGCATCCCACCAAACCAAATCAGGCCGGCGATTTCCGGTCCAACATTTTCCCTATGTAAAGTCTCTGCGTAAGGCTGAATCAGATCAGTTAACTTTCGCGAAGCACTTGCAACACTCTGAGCGGACAGCAGCGTCCCTCGTGGACGGATAATCACTGAGGTATCGATGGCTATAATTCCCATACGGGGGACGGGGGCGCTAAGAATTTGCTTTCTTGCTTTGTCGACATTTCGCTCTACAGTGTCTGAAAATTGAGGCCGCTTACACTGGATATCGAATACTAGGCTCTGATGGCGAACGGTAACATCGCCAAACCAAAGACCGGTCTCGCCGATTCGGTTGATACCATCTACAGCCAAAACCTCACATCCCGCAGCCTGTAATCGTCCGGCAACGAAAAAAGCAAACGCATTATTTCGAGGTCTATTGCTTGAAGCCGCTATATTCTCATTGTCTTGGATGAGCGGCCCGCTTTTGAGCGTCTCGGAGATCTTCTCTTTCAGGCCTGGAAACTCATCGATTCTGAGCGACCAGAGTTTATAGATTTCGGCAATATCAGTAGCCTCATGGTACGCCAATACATGCTCCTGACGATCTCCTCTACCATCAAAAAAATCCGTGATGAGTTTGGCGTACTGAGTCGCTCGGCCCCGATCAATTTGAGCCCAAATGCACCCTTTCTCAAGTTGAGCGACTAGCTCTGATGAATCGAATATCCTACTGCGCGTAGAAGGAGCGGTATTCATCTTGAATTGATTATACTCCAAGGTATGGTCCTCAGCTTGATTAACTTACACGGTCAAACTTATAGTTTCAGGCCTTCCACATTCCTACACACGGCACGTTCGATTCGGCCGGCGAAATGATTTAGTCGCAAGTCTACAGATTTCGCCGTCGGAATCAGTTGCACGAGAAAAATCTCTCTCTACAATTCATCGGCTCGGGAAGTCGTTCGTTTATCCGTCTATCATCGACGGCCATATACTCATTGAGGAAAGAACGTTTACACAAACCCTGCCGCCATTGGTTCGCGCCTTGCCGCTCACCGGACCGCAATGCTACAATCCCGCTTCTCGTATGGGCGCGGAGAGGTGCGAGAGTGGTCGAATCGACATGCTTGGAAAGCATGCGTCTCAGCAATGGGACCGTGGGTTCGAATCCCACCCTCTCCGCCATACAGCGAACCGGTGCGTGAACTCCCGAACGATCACCGGGGATATAGACGTCTCGAAAATATAGGGCGGGGTGGGAGTCGAACAGGGGGATCGTGGGGGATGTGTCCCTCGCGTGGGGAGCGTACGAGGGGGCTGGCCCTCTCGTAGGAGCGCGTGCGAAGCACCTACGCGCGACTTCGAATGCCCACCCTCTCCGCCATACAGCAAACCGGACTCAACCTTGTTCGGCCTTAGCTGACTCGCTCAGTAGGCACCGGACATACCAGGCTGCTCAACATGGTCTTCGGCAAGGCCGCAAGAAGTTCAGGCCACGAGGCGTACTCGGAGTACGTCGAGAGGATGGAACGACTGAGAACGACGCTGGAGGACATTTTCAGCAGCCTGAATTAGGGGCCGGGCCCTGTGCAACAAGACCCTGTGAACCCCGCCAGGTCCGGAAGGAAGCAACGGTAAGCGGTCAGTTTTGTGTGCCGCAGGATCACCTGGCCCCGCTTCGTGTGCACGTGAGCCGCTCTGACATGGATTATCAAGTCTCCGCCCGCAAATACCGGCCCGGCACGTTCGACGATGTCGTCGGCCAATCGCACGTCGTTCAGACGCTGATGAACGCGGTCGAGACGAAGCGCATCGCGCACGCCTATCTCTTTTCCGGCACGCGCGGAGTCGGCAAGACGACCGTCGCCCGTATTCTCGCCAAAGCGCTGAACTGCGAACAAGGCCCCACCGGCCACCCCTGCAATGTCTGCGTCAATTGCGTCGAGATTACGCAAGGCACCTCGGTCGATGTGATGGAGATCGACGGTGCGTCGAACACCAGTGTCGACGATGTGCGGGAGATCCGCGAGAATGTGAAGTTCTCGCCCTTTCGCGGACAGTACCGCGTCTATATCATCGACGAAGTGCACATGCTGTCGAACTCGGCCTTCAACGCGCTGTTGAAAACGCTGGAAGAGCCGCCGTCGCATGTGGTGTTCATTTTCGCGACGACGGAGATTCACAAAATCCCAGCCACGATTCTGTCGCGCTGCCAGCATTACAATTTCCGGCGGATCGCGCGCCAGGAGATTATCGACCGTCTTCGCCATGTCGCGGAGCAAGACGGCATGACCATCGAAGACCGCAGCTTCACGGCGCTCGCGCGGGCCAGCGAAGGCAGTATGCGCGACGGGCTCAGCCTGCTCGATCAAGCCGTTGCGTTCGGCGGAAAAACGATTGCCCATGCCGATCTGGAAGTGCTGCTCGGCGCCGTGCCGCAGGAGCTTGTCCAGGGCATGAGCGCGGCGATTCTCACGCAGGACAGCCCGGCCGCATTGGCCGTCCTCGCCAATCTACTGGATCGCGGGCATGACCTGAAAGCTTTCTGCTCCGATGTCGTGGAGCATCTCCGGAACCTTCTGGTTGCCTCGGTCGTCTCTACCGGCCCAGAGTTGCGCGGCTTGATCGAAGCCACGGAAGAAGACATTCACCAATTGGCCGTTGAAGCCAAGAAGCTGACCCCGGAGCAACTGCAAGAGCTGCTGACGATTTTCTCGCAGGCGGAAGACTCGTTGCGCTACAGCGCCCATCCGCGCTTCGTGCTAGAGGCAGCGGCCGTGCGCGCTACCAGGCTGACCCGACAACAGGAGCGCCGCACCGATATCGCGACGGCTGCTTCCTCAAAGCCTGAGACGACAACGGCCGCGCCCGCTATAAAGCCAGCAGCCTCCAGCCCAGCCGCGGCAACAACTCGTCCGGCATCGGCGCCAACCGCCACACCGGCCTCTCGGCCTTCGTCTTCGCCAGTACCACAACCTGCACAAGCCACTAGGCCATCGGGCACAGCTCGCCCCGCAATGCCGGCCGCATCGAAGCCTGGCGAGGCAATTCAATCCGCGCCGCCCGTAACACCTCACGCATCGGTGCCAAACAAAGTTTCATTGCCTGAATCTGAGCCGCAAAACCCATCGAGTCACCCACCCATATCGCCGCCAGCCGGACAATCGTTGTCCGCAACATCGCCGGATGCGCCCACGCTCAATTGGGACCTGGTGCAGGAAGAAGTTGCGGCATCGCACCCCCGATTCGCACCCTACCTAGAGGCCGGCCGGTTTGTCTCGCTGGAGGGGGGGCAAGTCACGATTGGATTTACGAAGCAGGCCGCGCTCGCTCGCTCTCGGATGGAGAAGGAAGATAATCTTCTCGCCTTAGCCGCGCTCTGCGAACAGCAGGTCGGGCAGCCGATTCGCATCCGCACAATCGAGCTCTCCGCATCGGATCCGCCTGGGCTCACCATGGCTCAAGTGCGGGCGGCCAAAGAACAGGAACAGCGCATGGTATTGTTTGAGCAGGCACGGGCGACTCCCGTCGCAAAACAGGCCTTGGACATTTTCGGTGCGGATCTCGCAGCCGTACGCACCGTGGCACAGAAGGAGACCGGCGAATGAAAAATCCCTTTGGCGACATGTCGAACATTTTGAAGCAAGCGAAGGCGATGCAGGATCAGATGGCCAAAATCCAGGAGCAGGCCGCGACCAAAATCGCTACGGGTACAGCCGGCGGCGGCAGCGTTACCGTGACGGCCAACGGCGCCATGCAGATTGTGGGCGTGGTTATCGATCCCGAGGTCGGGAAAAGCGGCGATGTGGAGATGCTTCAGGACCTCGTGCTGGCCGCGTCGAACGATGCGCTCCACAAAGCGAAGGAGCTGATGGAGCAGGATATGAAGGCCCTGACGGGCGGGATGAAGATGCCGGGGCTGTTTTAACAAACCGAGCGACGCGCGCTATCGGCTCAACGGAATACCACCGATCCACCTATGCCAATCGATCAACGCGGGCTGCTCGCCCGGCTCATCAAAGAACTGGTTCGCCTGCCCGGCGTCGGACAGAAAAGCGCGCAGCGGCTGGCCTTTCACATACTCAAGGCAGAGCGCGAGGATGCGCTCCGGCTAGCCGAAGCCATTCGTGCGGTCAAAGACGGACTGGCTTTTTGCCAGCAATGCCGCAATATTGCCGAAGGCGAGTTGTGCGAATTCTGCCTCGATCCCAAACGAGACCGCACGAAAATCCTCGTCGTGGAGGAGCCCAGCACGACCTACGCCATCGAACGGGCGGCCGGCTATCGCGGGCTCTATCATGTGCTGCTGGGCACCCTCTCTCCGCTCGACGGCATCGGTCCGGGGGATATTCGAGCAGAGGAATTGGCCGAGCGGGTGAAGCTCGGCGGTGTGGACGAAGTCATTCTCGCGACCAGTCCGACGATTGAAGGGGAAGCGACCGCGATCTACCTCACCAGATTGCTCAAGCCCTTTGTCGCCCGGGTATCTCGCATCGCCTATGGCATTCCCGTCGGCATGGATATCGAGTATGCCGATGAAGTTACGCTGCTCAAGTCGATTGAGGGCCGCCGGGACCTGTAGGCTCCCGCATCATTCCCGTTGACCCATTCTTTGGGCGACTGCTATAGTTCCAACACGTTTGGGATGATCGGAGCCAGCAGCCATGAAGGCACGTACTTCCCCCAAAAAGACTGTCGCGTCGAGAACGACTTCTTCACGCACGAAGACGGCCGCTAAAGCGGCGCCCACTAAAGCCAAGAAACCCTCTTCCCTCAAAAAACCGGCTGCTTCAAAAAGCCGTTCGAAGTACCCTGACATTCAGCGCGCCTTAGAGCGGCAGCGGGCGGATTTGCTTGAAGAAGCAGGGGAAGTGCTGGCGCAGCACAACACCCCGGAAGCACTGCCGGATGTGAGCGACCAGGCCTCTGCGGAAGAAGATCAGCGCTTCTCCATGCGCATCATGGAGCGCGAGCAAAACCTGCTCAAGAAGGTCAACGAGGCGTTGGATCGGATGAAGAAGCAGACCTACGGCATCTGCGAACAGTGCGGCGAAGACATTCCCTACAAGCGGCTCAAGGCCCGCCCCGTGACGACATTCTGCATCGAGTGTAAAACCGTTCAGGAACAAAAAGAACGGGCTCGCCGGTAATCCAGCCCCCTCATTTCTCTTCACGGTTTTTTGAGAAATTTCAACCGCTCTTTGACTCGGGCAATTCGCCCCTCTTCTTCGGGAATTCCTTCGACAAGAGCCAAGAAGGTTTCATATTCGGCGAGCGCCCGTTTCGGATTCGTCGGCTCGTAGGCCTCCGCCAGATTGTACCGAGCCATGGCGTAGTTCGGCCGTAGAATCACGGCCTTTTCAAATAAGCTCAGC
Proteins encoded in this region:
- a CDS encoding DNA polymerase III subunits gamma and tau (MaGe:77310998), translated to MDYQVSARKYRPGTFDDVVGQSHVVQTLMNAVETKRIAHAYLFSGTRGVGKTTVARILAKALNCEQGPTGHPCNVCVNCVEITQGTSVDVMEIDGASNTSVDDVREIRENVKFSPFRGQYRVYIIDEVHMLSNSAFNALLKTLEEPPSHVVFIFATTEIHKIPATILSRCQHYNFRRIARQEIIDRLRHVAEQDGMTIEDRSFTALARASEGSMRDGLSLLDQAVAFGGKTIAHADLEVLLGAVPQELVQGMSAAILTQDSPAALAVLANLLDRGHDLKAFCSDVVEHLRNLLVASVVSTGPELRGLIEATEEDIHQLAVEAKKLTPEQLQELLTIFSQAEDSLRYSAHPRFVLEAAAVRATRLTRQQERRTDIATAASSKPETTTAAPAIKPAASSPAAATTRPASAPTATPASRPSSSPVPQPAQATRPSGTARPAMPAASKPGEAIQSAPPVTPHASVPNKVSLPESEPQNPSSHPPISPPAGQSLSATSPDAPTLNWDLVQEEVAASHPRFAPYLEAGRFVSLEGGQVTIGFTKQAALARSRMEKEDNLLALAALCEQQVGQPIRIRTIELSASDPPGLTMAQVRAAKEQEQRMVLFEQARATPVAKQALDIFGADLAAVRTVAQKETGE
- a CDS encoding Nucleoid-associated protein YaaK (MaGe:77310999), producing MKNPFGDMSNILKQAKAMQDQMAKIQEQAATKIATGTAGGGSVTVTANGAMQIVGVVIDPEVGKSGDVEMLQDLVLAASNDALHKAKELMEQDMKALTGGMKMPGLF
- a CDS encoding hypothetical protein (Evidence 5 : Unknown function; MaGe:77310996), translating into MPRPLRLEFSGAVYYATSRDNIREDIVTDRDGWSGSRDVSRAARPCGRLVRVVLPAYCMMDNHSYAVRMELFDYEKGSVRIGCKLDEMSLVDSQKLFNRGCRAISTANPYYFGRMAEEKAALVKIRIFGDEGEALLGRIMPDLIVGGLTESHMTNVLRVWIFLTQGADEPVRKVLIEEQLHRGGRETSFRSRSAANSRQARISSCVRSGKSRRISSSLMPEARYSNTSYTVIRNPLMQGLPPRFAGSMVIRPSYDMMESLAHR
- a CDS encoding hypothetical protein (Evidence 4 : Unknown function but conserved in other organisms; MaGe:77310997): MEYNQFKMNTAPSTRSRIFDSSELVAQLEKGCIWAQIDRGRATQYAKLITDFFDGRGDRQEHVLAYHEATDIAEIYKLWSLRIDEFPGLKEKISETLKSGPLIQDNENIAASSNRPRNNAFAFFVAGRLQAAGCEVLAVDGINRIGETGLWFGDVTVRHQSLVFDIQCKRPQFSDTVERNVDKARKQILSAPVPRMGIIAIDTSVIIRPRGTLLSAQSVASASRKLTDLIQPYAETLHRENVGPEIAGLIWFGGMPCMITEPSRILRSTGERYEITRPYSAREIAVDLNHSSPHAVTLLNIGEQLNHWLRVKWN
- a CDS encoding Putative RNA polymerase-binding protein DksA (Evidence 3 : Putative function from multiple computational evidences; MaGe:77311001), with the translated sequence MKARTSPKKTVASRTTSSRTKTAAKAAPTKAKKPSSLKKPAASKSRSKYPDIQRALERQRADLLEEAGEVLAQHNTPEALPDVSDQASAEEDQRFSMRIMEREQNLLKKVNEALDRMKKQTYGICEQCGEDIPYKRLKARPVTTFCIECKTVQEQKERARR
- a CDS encoding hypothetical protein (Evidence 4 : Unknown function but conserved in other organisms; MaGe:77310994), with the protein product MKVVIGIGVLLAVLVGVALLLPFIVDLNKYQDQYRPLIEDALNRKVTLEDIRLTIWPRLGARVAGFTVLEDPAFGTGPFVSLASIDVGVKLIPLLSGKVEVEEIALREPVITVIKNKNGVLNAATLGRKGVAAPETPSRAPVPSPDGPLKILALLAVDRVSIAGGKVTYRDGSQAKPVEYTLQDLEFLLESVHLGETPSLHLATVVHPLNVPVSLDGTFGPLKETVDIDAINMQLALGKTSFAITGKTAGPQASLMLTSPVIDTANVPMTLPLKKPVEVKNFKLAVETKGQNLELRDLSFELFGGTIAAQGGLVSGAAASPFNGKLAAQGLQLGPAIEAVAETPVSIRGTAGADLSVNGQGFAMPDLTRALEGAGHVAVKDGQIDGVNLLQEAVSILKIAGISIGEAKATAFSTIETDLAIKQGVVTLQNMLMDSHDFQATGGGTIGFDHALNMTVNLRLSEALSQQVAGSSPVARLAVREGRLTLPLLIGGTLDAPSYGLDMKGLTGKVQEQIKQKAEEAIGGLLKGTTRPKDLEQEGKQLLKGLFSR